CTCTCGAACCAGAGTCTTCACATACGCTGATCATCACCGCATTGGCAGGTTTTAGCAGCTTTGCTCTTTGTGTAGTCTTTATTGTTTTGATGGAGTTTGTTGACTTTAGGATTAAGACCAGTGATAATTTCCGGAAAGTAACCAAGCTTCAGCTGGCTGGAACAGTAAACAGAATCGCTACCAAAAACCTGAAACTAACAGATATATTCAATGAAAACAGTCATCATCCGGACCTGGTCGTGTTTAAACAATTGCTCAGAAAAATCAGGTTTGAACTTGAAGGTTCAGGAGCACATTCGGTATTGGTGACCAGCACAAAAATGGGAGAGGGTAAGACCTTCTTTATCCTCTGCCTGGCTTACTCGCTGAGCCTTATTAAGAAAAAAATACTTATTATCGATACCAACTTTAAAAATAACGGACTTACCAAGCAATTGCTGGTAAAGCCTAATTTTCATAAAATGCTGGAAGAAGGTGATAAGCGCAGAAAGAACTACCTGATCAATGCGCCGAATTTTGAAGAGGCTCCTATAGATGAAGAGCAAGAGGATCAGGATTTTACAAGGAAAATAATTTATCCTACCGGACATAGGAATATCGATATTATTGGTAGCAACCCGTCAACAAACTCCCCGATGGAAATACTGGCAGGACGTGACTTTAAGAAAATGATCAAAACTTTTCAACAGAGCTACGATTATATCTTAATGGAAGGAGCGGCCCTCAATGATTTCCCTGATACAAAAGAGCTTGTTGAGTATGTCGATGTTGTTTTACCTGTATTTTCGGCAGAGTCTACTATAAAACAACAGGATAAAGAGTCCATCAGCTACCTGAAGTCATTGAACGGACGTTTGATGGGAGCGGTGCTCAATAAAGTGGAAAATGAAAATCTGAAAATTTAAAACAACTTCCACCGAATGATTAAAGGTAGAGATATTGTTGTAATAGGCATACAACCGTGGGACATATCAATAGGTAGTAACTGCAAGAACCTGGCTGAAGAATTTGCAAAAAACAACAGGGTGCTTTACGTCAATGAGCCACTCAACAGAATTACCAGCATACGCGACAAGCATACCGACGAAGTCAGGAAAAGGCAGGATATCATTAAAGGAAAGCAGGAAGGGATGGTTCAGGTATCGGACAGCCTTTGGACACTCTATCCCAAGAGAATGATAGAAAGTATTAACTGGGTCCCTAAGTCTTCGCTCTATACCTTTTTAAATAAACGCAACAATAAGATATTCTACGAAGAGATAAGACAAGCTCTGGACGAATTATCTTTTGAAAACATCATCCTGTTTAATGACAGTCTCATGTTTTTAGGCTTCTATGCCACCGAGATGCTATTGCCTGACCTGTCCATTTATTACATCCGTGATAACCTGGTTTCGCAGGATTATTTTGCCAGGCATGGTCTGGAAATGGAGCCTGAGTTGGCCGGTAAGTATGATGCTGTAGTGGGTAACTCTGATTATCTGGTCAATTACCTTAAAAAACATAATGAACATTCGTACATGGTTGGGCAGGGGTGCGATTTTTCATTGTTTGACAGGAATAAAATTACCCGTAAGCCTGAAGATATCAGGAGCATACCGGGACCTGTCATAGGTTATCTGGGTTTCCTTACCAGCATGCGGCTTGATATTGCATTAATGGAGCATTTGGCGGAAACGATGAAGGAGGGAAGCCTGGTGCTGGTGGGGCCTGAAGATGAGGATTTTAAACAGTCCCGCCTGCATGATATGGACAATGTTTATTTCCTGGGAAACAAGCAGTCGCACGAACTACCTGAATATATAGGAGCATTTGATGTTGCCATTAACCCTCAGGCTGTAAATGATCTTACAATCGGTAACTATCCCAGGAAAGTGGATGAATATCTGGCCATGGGGAAACCAGTAGTGGCAACATATACCGAAGCAATGATCTATTTTGAAAACCATGTTTATTTGAGCAAAAGTGCTGATGAATTTGTACTATTGGTCGAAAAGGCCATAGCTGAAAACAATGATAGTGTGGCTACCGAGAGAATAGCCTTTGCCAAATCGCATACCTGGGAAAATAATGCAGAAAATATTTACAGAGTAATGGAGCAAATATTAGATGAGAAAAATATAAACGCTTCCCCTGAATTAAAGCCATAGATTACATTTTCATATTCACTGCTGCCAACATCAGGCTGCTATTTTAGCCAATGGCTCAGATCACGGCCAATAAGATCCTGCAGCTTAACTATATCTTCTGCGTAGATATCCCTGGTAATTTTTTTATGTAGATCAATGTCAAGCTTGGGTTGCTCTAAATTTCTGTTTTTGAGGTTGTTAACCATTTTTTGCAGCCAAATGTTATCCTTTACCTTATTATAAAGTGGCGCTGGAGTCATCTTTTTTACTGCTTTCTTAAAAATACTGTTGTGCCCAAGGGTCCGGTCATAAAATTTGTTTTTAATAAAGCCTGACTTATTGTATTTAACCGAATCGTTGATAGCCTCTAAAGGCCTGACTCCGATAAATTCAAAAAGGTCCGTCATAAGGGCATTAGAGTCCTTTTTCAGGTCTTCATTTAAATAAACCCGTATGTTTTCTTTGGGGAATAGACTATAATACCTTAAGAGATTTTCGTAGTAGAAACCTTCCCTGACCAAATCATTTCTTACCCACCAGATGGAATTGCGGTCCAGTACATCTTCAAAGTGCGGAGAGGGTAGTTCATTTTCACGGGCCAGGTGCAGATACCTTGAATACAGTCGCTCTGTTGGTTGCCTTAGTATTGCAATCAGTTTTACATTCGGTATATAATCTTTGATTGTCTCGGCCGTTCCTTTAATTACAAGATAAGTATTCGATGTTTCGCCAATTACCTGATTTGGTTGAGCAGCTTTGAATAATGTTAAATAATCTTCTATTTTTGTAATAGATGTATGATAATGTGCTAAAGCGTCCTTATCCAGTGTTGAAATATCAATTCTGTCATAGGAGAAAAAGTCCGGTTCTTTTACCGGGCTCATAAAAACATCAGGGTGCTGTTTTAAATAATTATCAAGCGAAGTTGTGCCGGATTTTCCGGCGCCAATGATTAAGAAGTCAGGTAACTTTTCCACTAATGATTGATTTTATTCAAAACTAGTTATTCTTACTGTTGTTATACTCATAATTAAACCAAATACTGAGTAACAAGTTTATAAGATAATGAAATTCACATATATAGGTACATTTCTATTAGTTGGTTCAACAGTATTGCTGGGGCTTAATTTTGATAAAACATACCAGTCTGCAAAAAACGAGGAAATTATTCTAAACAATAACACCTCGCTTCAGAAAAATACATTCGATACTTTTTTAGGCATCAACTCAGTCAGGGAGCAGGATGGTTCAAAGATCAAAGATCAATATCAGGTGGCTAAGTACCATCGGATATTTGGCATGGACAGTCATGTGTTTACCGGCGAAGAAATAGTTACCGAATGGAAAGGTAAAAGGTGCAGGGTCGACCGTAGTATTCCTCATGATGCATACCCAAATGACAAAATAGGGTTTAATCCGGCAAAGGGAGCAGGAGGCTTTGATTTTGACGCATTTCTTCAGACCATGAAAGAAAGTGGGCTGAAGTCCATACCGGTTCTTGCCAGAAACCTGTTATATACCAATGTACCGAAGGATAGTATGATCAATGTGTGGCAAATCCCGTGGGATGAGGGAGGAAATCCTGAAAACCCTATGGATTATAAAGCTTATGCATCCTTTTTGTACCAGTTTGCAGCCAGGTATGGTAAAAATAAGCTGATTAGTGAAGGAGGAACTATAGATCCGAAGCTACTGAAGCTGGCATCCAATAATGAGATTAAAGCAGGTCTTGACCTGGTTTTTGCTATTGAACCGGGTAATGAAATGGATAAGGACTGGTTCAGCGACAGGGAAAGGGCCACCCCAAAAATTTTAGCTGCCTTTTTATCAGCTGCGATTGATGGTCATATGGGGCAAATGGGAGAAGGCCATGGGATACTCAATGCTGACCCGTCCATGCAAATTGCATTTCCGAGCCCCATTGATATCAAATCTGATTACGTGCTCAACGTGTTAGAGGAACTAAAGATCCTTCGCGGGGATGCAGGGAAACATGGCAAACAGGTTATACCAGAGGATAACCTCATTTTGACCGCCCATGCATATCCATTTAAAAATGGTAGCCAAACAGGTGCTGAAACGAGTGATATTGTAGAAAATACGGAGATGATATCCAAATCAAAAGATTTTGTGGAAGCACTTAGGTCCAAATATTCATGTCCGATATACCTGACAGAAACCGGTTATGACAAGGTGGTGGGAGATGTAAGCCCAATAGGTACCCCGACTACCAATGTCGATAGCATGGACTCTCACGAAATCAGTACTTTTGCCCAGGCTAAGCACATTACAAGGCTCTTAATGTCTATGTACGGTGCGGGTTATGATAAAACATTTCTTTTTACTTTAAAAGACCCTGTTGCCATTGAAGCGTGGGGGTTCCGCCAAAAGTTTAGCACTTCGGGGTTAATAAGAAAAAACGGGGACAAGGATCTGGCATGGCACGTAGTTAATTTTTTAGGCAATAAACTGGCCGGATATAAACTTGAATATGCCTATTTCAAAGGTCCTTTAAGCGTAATGAAGTTAAACAATGGAGATAAAGTAGCATTTATGTATTGGATGGGTACCAATAATAACAGTACCACCAAAGTGAACTTACCATTGAAAAAAAGTTATAGCTCCGTTTCAGAGTTTGCCCTTGAAAATTTTGACAATGGATTTAAGGCCAACTGCCTTGACGCAAAGAAAAATGTCAATATAGAAGTTACGGAGTTCCCCCGGCTCATCATTCTTGAGCCTTGATCCCTAATAATTTTGATATCGCTGGAATAAGTAAATCAAAGCATTAGCTTTGTAGTTTAAATTATAGTTATAAGACGTACAAATATGATCAAATCGTTGTCGGCAACTGCTAAGAAACTATTTGGTAGCAAGCTATATAATGATATAAGAGCAAATTACCTGTTCAGAGACTTAGATAGTCCGTATCCGTTGTATCCGGATACTCCATTTAATATGGATTGGAGCAGTCTTTCAGCTGCGGGACCCCAGTCAGGAGCTAATGTTGCTGAGGTTAAAGCTGCTTATATAGTTTCGCCGACCCAACGTAGCGGAACCAACTTTCTCAGCCATATGCTAGACAAACACCCGGAGCTCGAGTTTCTCTCAGGAGCCGATCTGCCCGACGAGCAGTGTCTTTATACCTACTCTGAACATTTAAAGCAGTATGCCTACAAAACAGTAAGCACATGGAATA
This region of Fulvivirga ulvae genomic DNA includes:
- a CDS encoding sulfotransferase family protein, with amino-acid sequence MEKLPDFLIIGAGKSGTTSLDNYLKQHPDVFMSPVKEPDFFSYDRIDISTLDKDALAHYHTSITKIEDYLTLFKAAQPNQVIGETSNTYLVIKGTAETIKDYIPNVKLIAILRQPTERLYSRYLHLARENELPSPHFEDVLDRNSIWWVRNDLVREGFYYENLLRYYSLFPKENIRVYLNEDLKKDSNALMTDLFEFIGVRPLEAINDSVKYNKSGFIKNKFYDRTLGHNSIFKKAVKKMTPAPLYNKVKDNIWLQKMVNNLKNRNLEQPKLDIDLHKKITRDIYAEDIVKLQDLIGRDLSHWLK
- a CDS encoding glycosyltransferase, with translation MIKGRDIVVIGIQPWDISIGSNCKNLAEEFAKNNRVLYVNEPLNRITSIRDKHTDEVRKRQDIIKGKQEGMVQVSDSLWTLYPKRMIESINWVPKSSLYTFLNKRNNKIFYEEIRQALDELSFENIILFNDSLMFLGFYATEMLLPDLSIYYIRDNLVSQDYFARHGLEMEPELAGKYDAVVGNSDYLVNYLKKHNEHSYMVGQGCDFSLFDRNKITRKPEDIRSIPGPVIGYLGFLTSMRLDIALMEHLAETMKEGSLVLVGPEDEDFKQSRLHDMDNVYFLGNKQSHELPEYIGAFDVAINPQAVNDLTIGNYPRKVDEYLAMGKPVVATYTEAMIYFENHVYLSKSADEFVLLVEKAIAENNDSVATERIAFAKSHTWENNAENIYRVMEQILDEKNINASPELKP